In Erigeron canadensis isolate Cc75 chromosome 8, C_canadensis_v1, whole genome shotgun sequence, the DNA window CTCAATTCGTATatgattaaaatcaaaatttaatacatatgaTGATTTAGTTCATGTTAATGCATATGCCCAGATTGTTTGTTTTATAGCTGGGTTGCATTGGTTATAGGTTTTACTTTTACAGAGAAAAACCGACAAAACTTACAAATATTTAAAGACGAATGTTAAGAGGCATGGATCTAAATTTATGGAACTAGTGCTACATGATAACAAAGTGGATGGATACATAACTAATAAACTAGAGTTTGttattaacaatattattgaTCTAATTAACGCTAAGTTTTCTCCCAACAgatatatcaaatttcattcgagaatgaaaatccaaaataaaatgCCTTTACTAgtagcatggttggatcagtggtaaacacccttgtctctggagacagaggtcatgggttcgatcctcattccatgcaaaggttggagggccttttctaccatttaggtagaaactggaagcagcctctctacttaggtagaggtaaggtctgcttacatcttaacctcccccatacaccattgaggtattggggctcaaaacccgcggaaagcggcactgagcagttagtTACTAGTAGCAAGAAATAGCATCATCCCTGACGATGTCTTATTATGCAACATATTCATTAAATTACCAGCCAAACAAGTTGCTCAAATGAGGTCCCTTTCTAAGACCTGGAATTCTCTCTTGTCGCATCCATCCTTTATCAAATCTCATCTCGATCATTCCAAGGATACCAACGATGAAATTCTTTTGGTGTTCCAAAGCAGGTCTATTTCAAAGGATATCCCAGTCACAGCATACATATCTCCGAATCTCCAGCTTGCCAATTCAGTCAAAGTCTATATGGATAGCTTACGAGGTTTTGTTGTTGGCCTCGTCAATGGTTTAGTATGCCTTGAAAGTGAAGAATGTTGTACAATTTGGAACCCTTCTCTCTCGGCCTCAATAGATCTCCCACCATATACTATTGACGGTGACAGTGACAGTGACTACAATTATAGTGACAGTGACAGTGACTACAATATCAGTTATGGAGATCTAAGAAAGAATGAGAGATTCTATTATAGCCGTAATTCCAATTTCAAGTTCGGGTTTGATCCCAAAAAGAATGACTATAAAATTGTCAAGCTTACATATGGTTATTGTAACTACGATGACAGAATTCTCCACTGGCTTCCCGTGGAGGTGTTCAGTGTATTAAAGGGTTCTTGGGAATCAATTACCGAAAGGTTTCCATCCCATGTTGAAAGGATTCTTAATATGAATGAGTTTGTTGTAGATGGATATGATGGTCGTCTTCATTACCTTTGTAAGGTTAAAATATCTGTATCTGAACGGACGAAAGTAACGATAGTGGCCTTTGATTTGGATGATGAAACTTTCAGTGAGATAGCATTCCCGGATAGCATACAATATCATCGTTTGAGGATGGAGCTAGGAGTTTTGTCTGGGAAGTTTTGTGTAATGCTGAACGTTAGCAATGGTGATTGCGAGGTCTGGGTGATGGAAAATTATGGGGTGGCTACTTCGTGGGTTAAACGCCATGTAATTCCAAAATGTAAGGGTGATGATATTTTTCCGATTGGAATTACTCTAAAAAATCATTTCGTGTTGGAACATGGTAATCATCGTGTGCTATCATTGTATgatcaagaagcttcaacaTTTAAAGATTTTAAGGGTGTGAAACCATTTTCCAGTTTCACAGTTGTTCAATATGTTGACAGTCTGGTTTGGGTCACACCCGCTAAATGGGCCAATAATGATGTCTGTGTATCTTCATCTCAAATTGAAAAGAAGCAACACTCATTGGATGATTGATTACAAGAGCCAAAACCATAATTAGCTATctgctgttttttttttagaaagacCAACTGGTTTAACAAAGGTACCTATCAATTTCTAGTTTATTACTTTAGAGTCTAAAGTTTAGACACTATTTCTGTTGATGTATTAGCAAcaatattgtttgtttttttgttcaatTATCTGTTAGTATGCTATGTCTGAATTGCGCAAGTACTGAGAAGTTTTCCAATCATTGAATTTCTGTCCATATGCTAGTTATTTCTAAACTAAGTATTCGGCACCAAGATATATTCTTGATGGTTTGAAGAATACACACGAGGCATTGACGCTGATGAGTTTTTATAACAATATTATATGGAACCATATATGAGATATCGGCTCCAGGATTATTTCTTCATACCTTGAGAATATTCATTGGGTGCTGACGGCTAACAAGAATTACTTGTTTATGTGATTGTTAGCTCTAtcatatgtatgtaatttagtATTTGCACTTTTTTGCTTCTTTACAAGTTCTGTTTACCCTAGATTATGTTCTAATCTATGCAATTGAGCCCTTGTTGGCGTTGTATTGAAGATAATCCGGGTATTTGATCGAAAAGCTGTTACGATTAATCGCATATTCATCTAGCGGAGGGTTGTGCACACTGCACATGACATAGTTATATATTGTCAGGAAATGAAGCATGACTACATGTTTTTGAATGTgaatttctatataaaaaaaaagggtaaattataaaaatcatacctgaggtttgttcaaaactacattggtcatacctacaattttaAAACTACGCGAGCCATACCCAtcattgtcaaaaacttacattgACCATACCTACCACTGACGGCCGTTAATTTGGCCGTTAATTCAAGTCACGTGTTATGCATGTGAGGTATTAAAACCGTAATTTTgtgtatacttcaggtatcatttgtgtaattcaccctaataaaaattattaagatatttatatttatattttatatattaaagtggtagatattctatattaaaattcacacaaacacacacacacacacacacacacacatatatattttttaaaaaacctatttcaaaataaaaaataaaaaaattataaaaggatGTCATCATATGATACAAGTTTAGGCTTATAAATTCTAAGAATAGACTAACGATTAACCCTGGAACTTTAAACACAATATACTACAAATTGCTAATTTTAAGATATATTCTAAAATCGTAACGAGTATTCGATATTGCTTTACCCTCTAATCTAAGGGGATGTCAACAAACCATACGAAAAAATTATAttgctttttaaaaatatatttttttaaataggtttttattaaaaagaataaatcataaattactaataataataataataataataatatataaaactgaAAATTTTAGTGGTTTTGATTGTTCTCATCCTTGTTATATTTactatacacatataacaaaataataatgacatgtttaataataaatgtattcttgtatcaactatttttctcgatatatttttcattataaaaattatagtttcataataaatgtcatatctacccaacttaataaatgaagtataaataaaactctaaaattcttaataattatttttatggtaaattaCAAGGATAATACCTGAAATATCCacgaaattacagttttgatacctcacatgcatgacacgtgacttgacttaacagtcaaatagacgaccgtcagcgataggtatggttaacgtaagtttttgacaacagtGGGTAtgactcgcgtaatttttaaattgtaggtatgaccagtgtagttttgaacaaacctcaggtatgatttttataatttacccCGAAAAAGAATTATGTTCAAGCCAACCCCACCAAATGACCCTGGATACTACATGTTTTTGTATTGGTATACAATTTGGCCATCCAGCTTTTACTCAAGCTACTGTAAGAAAATAAGAAATCTAACTCATGGTGTATGATATTACAAATTACATTTACCGTACCAATAATGGGTTTCTCTGTATGAAAGTATGGAACCGATTGATACCGAAACCGATTTCACCAAATTTCTAAAACCGATAACGAAACCGAATCCTTATCGGTACTGATTTTTGGTACCGGTATCTGTTTGGTTTCAGTATTTCAATAATCTTGCTCATCCCTACAACTTACCAAGTTTGGAAGATTGTCAGTATATAGAAACACTAAAAAGACACAATGGCAAGATATTTGGGTGTAACCATTGACTAATTTATGCAATACAATTAAGATATGAAAAACCGAACGCGTGGTTAGTTTCACCACCCTGACATTTGGACCAGGTGGGGAATATTGAAGATGCTGATTTAGCCAGCAGCTAAATGCCTAAATCAACA includes these proteins:
- the LOC122610238 gene encoding F-box/kelch-repeat protein At3g06240-like, producing the protein MRSLSKTWNSLLSHPSFIKSHLDHSKDTNDEILLVFQSRSISKDIPVTAYISPNLQLANSVKVYMDSLRGFVVGLVNGLVCLESEECCTIWNPSLSASIDLPPYTIDGDSDSDYNYSDSDSDYNISYGDLRKNERFYYSRNSNFKFGFDPKKNDYKIVKLTYGYCNYDDRILHWLPVEVFSVLKGSWESITERFPSHVERILNMNEFVVDGYDGRLHYLCKVKISVSERTKVTIVAFDLDDETFSEIAFPDSIQYHRLRMELGVLSGKFCVMLNVSNGDCEVWVMENYGVATSWVKRHVIPKCKGDDIFPIGITLKNHFVLEHGNHRVLSLYDQEASTFKDFKGVKPFSSFTVVQYVDSLVWVTPAKWANNDVCVSSSQIEKKQHSLDD